The uncultured Sphaerochaeta sp. genome includes the window TTATCTCTTACTCGCTGTTTTGGAAGAGCACTCTTCTGCTCAAGCTTTTCCAGCATACTACCCAAAATGCTATCCTCATCATTCTGATAGGGCTTTAGGAGATTGTACAAATACTTATTCACGTCCTCCTGCAAACATTTACCCTTGTGAACAACCTGAACCTTCTTTCCCGACTTATTTCCTGTTCCAATATAGTGGGCATAGTTATTTTGTGTAGAAGGATCCTTGAATGCCTTGTAATATGCATTGCCTGCATACTTCTTTACCAATAGTTTCAATTGTTTTAAATCATTCTTATGTTCTGCATAGCTGGATACTTTTGCATCACTGATGAACTTCTCTCCGTTCAAGATATCAGAGAGAAGTGTCCAGTTATATATTCCTTCAAGCGTTTCAATTAGGGCAAATTCTTCCGACTCAAGCAATACCTCAATGGATTCTTTCTTGTCTTCAAAACCTTCTTTATCAAACTCAATCTTGTCTTGTTCACTCTCTTTATAACTTTCGTTTCCAAAGAGCGAGGAGAGTAAGAACGGAGTCCCAGAGAGCGCTTTTATCAACTCTGCTATAAGCTTCTTTGGTGTTTCCTCTATCTCTTCCTCTGTTGTACGGGTGAGTGTGAGCACCTCCATTAGCTCATTCTTTTTATCTGTTCTCTTTTTCTTCTTCAGAATTGCTCCTAAGCTTTCAGGAGAACAAGAAACATGGAGAATGCATTGTAGTGAGTCTTCTACATTCTTCAGCAATGCATCCAACAGAAGATTGAAGGACGAAACACTTTCCAATGACTCCCCTGGGAACAGAAAATGCCCCCTATGCTTCAGGATGCTATGAATTGCAAGATAGAGAATCCTAATATCTGGTTTCTCTTCAGGGTGATGAATAAGATGACTCCTCAGATGAAAGATAGTTGGAAACTTTGCAAAATAGTCAGTATCTTTGAATGACTCATCATTAAAGAGTATAGATAGGAAACTCCCACTTCTGTCTTCGGTATGATACGAGCTTTCCTTCAATCGTTCGAAAAAACGAGGGTCTACTTCATCAATTTTATCTTGGAAAATTTCTTTCAAAAGTCTTTGTCGTTGCAGCCTTCTCTGGTGTCTACGACGTGCAGCACGGTGAAGCCGTCTCTCAGCAGCAGTATTTGCAGTATCAAAGAGCCTTACGCCCCAGAGATGTTTCCGATGTTTCTTAACCAGCTCATATTCTGTATTTGTAACGGCCCAGCCCACTGAGGCTGTTCCAATATCAAGTCCAAGGTAGTATTCCGACTGTTGAAAATCTTTGCTGACAGCTGTATTCATCTTGACATCTCCTATTTATTGGTGTAAGACTTTACTCAACACCTAGTGTTCAAATAAAAATTTATTCAAACCGTCCTTCGGGACCACGCGATGTGCGTACATGGAGCTTGCTTTACAGCAAGCTTCTTTGTTTCTGAGCCAAATTATACCACTCAAAGTACTGGTTTACCAGTTTAATCACAAATAGCTATGTTAACCCGTATTCATTGGTTCACACATTGCATTTGCGTAGATTAGGTAGTATAATCTACGCAAATATTGCGGAGATTATATATGTATATCTATGAAAACCCTACATGGCCACATTTTATCTGGAATCAAGAAACCCTGCTTGAACCGCTCGCAAACACCACTTTTTTGCAGGGAGAAGTCCTGGGTCGCATGAAAAGCCTTGGATTTGAATTGCAGAGGGAATCGAATTGGCATGTAGTTTCAGAGAACATCATCAGCTCCAGTGAAATTGAAGGTGAACACCTCAATTATGGACGAGTCCGCTCTTCGGTAGCCAGACATCTGAACATACCTTACGCTCAACCAGAAATTTCCGACCATCATATCGACGGTATTGTATCCATGATGTTTGATGCCATAGAGAACTACAACACCCTGCTCACGCTGGAGAGACTCTTTGGCTGGCATGCCTCCCTCTTCCCCACAGGATTTAGTGGAATGAGAAGGATACGCGTTGGCCAGCTCAGAAGTGATGAAAAAGGACGCATGCAAGTCGTCTCGAGAAGTAATGGGCCAATGGAAATTGTGCACTTCCAAGCTCCCGAGGCTGCACAACTCCCCTACGAACTCTCACAGTTCTTGACGTGGATCAATTCTCCCTCAAAGCAACACCCCATAGTACAAGCTGCAATTGCACACCTTTGGTTTATCACACTCCACCCATTTGATGATGGGAATGGAAGACTTGCAAGAGCCATCACTGATATGATGCTTTCCAGATCTGATGGTACAGGAAAACGCTATTATAGTATGTCAGCACAAATCCAGAAGGAAAAAGATGGCTACTATGCAATTCTTGAGAAAACACAAAAGGGCACACTTGATATTACAGGGTGGCTCCTTTGGTTCCTCGATTGCCTTTCACATGCAATAAAGGCATCAACCAGTACTGTAGACAGTGTACTGATCAAGGCAAGATTCTGGCAGGAAGCAGCCAAATACACGATAACAGATACCCAAAGGAAAATGCTTTCACTGCTCTTGGATGATTTCAAGGGCAATCTCACTTCCTCGAAATGGGCCAAGATCTGCAAGGTATCACAAGATACAGCAATCCGTGAGATCAAGGATTTGGTGCAAAAGAGACTTCTGGAACAGAAAGGACAGGGAAGAAGCACGCACTATGTGTTGATATATCCGTCTGAAGAGCTGTAAAAGGAGAAGGATCTTTTGTAATCAGGTTATGGCTTTTCCTTCCCTTCTAGATAAGCAACACACCATCCATGCTCAGCTCGCCCTTCTCTATCCGATGATAGAGCTTAGCCATTACCTGCTCGTCGAAGAGTGCTGAAAAACCTTTAAGACCAAGAAAGGAACGGACAAAGGGGTGTTTAGGATGGAATACCAGATCTTCCTTTGTCCCCTCCTGGATGATCTTACCATCTGAGATAAGTACTATTTTCGTCCCAAGACGAAACGCCTCATGAATATCATGAGTAACAAAGAGTATTGTCTGGTGGAGTTTGTTATGAATCTCCTTGAGCTGATCCTGCAACTGGGTACGAGTTTGCTCATCTACTGCGCCAAATGGTTCATCCATGAGAATAATCGAGGGATTTGCAGCCAAAGCACGGGCTACCCCGATGCGCTGCTTCTGTCCGCCACTGAGCTGGTGAGGATACCTATCGAGATACTCTTCAGGAAGCCCTACCAAACGAATAAGTTGTTTTGCCCTACTTCTCTGCTCTTCCTTGCTTTTATTTTGGAGCTTTAGGACATAGCTGATATTCTTCCAGATCGGCATATGTGGGAATAACCCAATTTGCTGGATTACATAGCCAATTGAACGACGAAGCTCCTCAATTTGATACTCACTGAGTTTCTTCCCATGAATCCTGAGATATCCAGTATCGAAAGCAAGTAGTTTGTTTACCAGCTTAAGCAGTGTCGTCTTCCCACACCCCGATTGTCCCAGCAAGATAACAAACTCACCTGGTTCAATTCTCAAGTTGATATCCTCGAGAACTACCTCTTCCGGCGTGTAGGACTTGCTAATATGTTCAAACTCAATCGCTGCAGGCATTACAACATACCTTCCTTGGTCAGGAAATCCTTAGCAACCTGCTTTGGGTCTTTATTCTCAATTTCCACCAAGTAATTCATCTCTATCATCTCTGCATTGGAAATCTTGCCAGTCAGTCGTTCAAGTACTCCGTTTAGCTCGGGATATTTTTCAAGAGTTTCATTACGGATAATTGTCGAGGCATGGTAGCTGGTAAAATACGATGCATCATCCTCCAGAACCACAACAGGTTCACTCTGGAGTCTCCCATCAGTCGAGAAAACGGTAATGACATCGACACCGTCACTTTTTACCGCCTCATAGCGGAGGCCGATATCAATCTCCTTGATATCACCAAAGGAAAGGCCATAGGCAGTGACCAAGCCGGGGAATCCATCCTCGCGTTCGAGAAAATCCGGGTTAGCTGCAAAGGTGAGATTACTGCTTACTTTGGCAAGATCACTGACCGTTTTCAATCCATACTGCTCCGCCACTTCCTTTGCGACCGCTACTCCATAGGTATTGTTGAATCCGTAGAGCCCACTCCAATGCAGATCCATTTCAGTGTCATATGCAGTTTTTACCCTTTCATAAAGTGTATTGGCATCGGTGATCGGATCTTCCTTAAGCACAAATAACCAGCCTGTTCCTGTATATTCCGGATAGAGGTCTATCTCTCCCTTCAGAAGCGCTGGATGAATATTCGATGTTCCACCACCAATACCCAGTTTTTGTTCGACAGCAAGATCGGTGTGAGTTTCAATGAGAACCGTCAGCATCTCAGCAAGGATAAACTGCTCAGTTACAGGTTTGCTTGCCAATACCACTGTATCTTTATCTTTTGAGCAACCGCTTAGAACCAGAATTAACAACATCAGTGTAATAAGCAATTTAAGATACTTACGCATGAGAAATTTCCTCCTGTCCAAGAAAACGCGAGCGAACACGACGCTCAATGATTTCCAATACAACATCTGAAAGAATTGCATAGAGTGCAATTAAAAGGCTCCCTGCAATGGTCATCTCTGGGAAGTTGGTCGAGATACCACGCCAAATAGCTCTACCCATCCCTCCCGCGCCAATGAAACTCGCAATACCTCCAAGAGCAATGGTCATAACCACCATGGTCCTGAATCCACTGAATATCACGGGGAGCGCTAGGGGGAACCTAATATTCAAGAGGAGTTGCCATTTGCTGGTACCCATACCTACCGCTGCCTCCAAAATATCCGGAGATACCTCCTGCAATCCTGTATAGGTATTGCGGATCATGGGTAATAGACCGTACAACACTATTGCAATGACTGCACTCTTAAGCCCAATACCAGTGATGGAGACCAAGATTCCAAACAATGCAATGGAAGGGATTGTATAGAGAAAACTGGTCAGTCTGAGCACAATACCAGCAAGGAGTGGATGCTTGGTCATCAATATACCAAGCAACAATCCTACTACGGTGATGATGGATACACTGAGCAAGGTAATAAAAACATGTTGGACCATGAGTTCCAAGAAGAACTCAGAACGTTCCGCATAGAGCGCAAATATCCTTGGTATCATTCTTAAATCCTTATTCTGTGTATAGTATCATCTGAGTCTCATCCATTCCTAGTGAAAAACCTATGAAACTCATGAGAATTCTGCAGTTATAAACTTACTATTCTGACAATCTGTAGAATCACATAATT containing:
- a CDS encoding Fic family protein, whose product is MYIYENPTWPHFIWNQETLLEPLANTTFLQGEVLGRMKSLGFELQRESNWHVVSENIISSSEIEGEHLNYGRVRSSVARHLNIPYAQPEISDHHIDGIVSMMFDAIENYNTLLTLERLFGWHASLFPTGFSGMRRIRVGQLRSDEKGRMQVVSRSNGPMEIVHFQAPEAAQLPYELSQFLTWINSPSKQHPIVQAAIAHLWFITLHPFDDGNGRLARAITDMMLSRSDGTGKRYYSMSAQIQKEKDGYYAILEKTQKGTLDITGWLLWFLDCLSHAIKASTSTVDSVLIKARFWQEAAKYTITDTQRKMLSLLLDDFKGNLTSSKWAKICKVSQDTAIREIKDLVQKRLLEQKGQGRSTHYVLIYPSEEL
- a CDS encoding ATP-binding cassette domain-containing protein; its protein translation is MPAAIEFEHISKSYTPEEVVLEDINLRIEPGEFVILLGQSGCGKTTLLKLVNKLLAFDTGYLRIHGKKLSEYQIEELRRSIGYVIQQIGLFPHMPIWKNISYVLKLQNKSKEEQRSRAKQLIRLVGLPEEYLDRYPHQLSGGQKQRIGVARALAANPSIILMDEPFGAVDEQTRTQLQDQLKEIHNKLHQTILFVTHDIHEAFRLGTKIVLISDGKIIQEGTKEDLVFHPKHPFVRSFLGLKGFSALFDEQVMAKLYHRIEKGELSMDGVLLI
- a CDS encoding ABC transporter permease, with product MIPRIFALYAERSEFFLELMVQHVFITLLSVSIITVVGLLLGILMTKHPLLAGIVLRLTSFLYTIPSIALFGILVSITGIGLKSAVIAIVLYGLLPMIRNTYTGLQEVSPDILEAAVGMGTSKWQLLLNIRFPLALPVIFSGFRTMVVMTIALGGIASFIGAGGMGRAIWRGISTNFPEMTIAGSLLIALYAILSDVVLEIIERRVRSRFLGQEEISHA
- a CDS encoding glycine betaine ABC transporter substrate-binding protein; this translates as MRKYLKLLITLMLLILVLSGCSKDKDTVVLASKPVTEQFILAEMLTVLIETHTDLAVEQKLGIGGGTSNIHPALLKGEIDLYPEYTGTGWLFVLKEDPITDANTLYERVKTAYDTEMDLHWSGLYGFNNTYGVAVAKEVAEQYGLKTVSDLAKVSSNLTFAANPDFLEREDGFPGLVTAYGLSFGDIKEIDIGLRYEAVKSDGVDVITVFSTDGRLQSEPVVVLEDDASYFTSYHASTIIRNETLEKYPELNGVLERLTGKISNAEMIEMNYLVEIENKDPKQVAKDFLTKEGML